From a region of the Rhipicephalus microplus isolate Deutch F79 chromosome X, USDA_Rmic, whole genome shotgun sequence genome:
- the LOC142777491 gene encoding uncharacterized protein LOC142777491 has translation MASTMSEETAFSTELLIDAIKHYPVLFDKCHSRYKEVEYKKELWMKIAKDLGITGQNVTRKKARARVKLKRHKYSDTLEVDTEDLERCGSSTSDISSRQAETTDSPETQQETDVLETEGEEANTSAPRPRKCRRG, from the exons ATGGCGTCAACCATGTCCGAGGAAACAGCCTTCTCCACGGAGCTCTTAATCGATGCTATTAAGCACTACCCAGTGCTTTTTGACAAATGTCATTCGCGATACAAGGAAGTGGAGTACAAAAAGGAGCTGTGGATGAAAATAGCAAAGGACTTAGGAATTACCG GTCAGAATGTTACAAGGAAGAAGGCACGGGCCAGGGTGAAGTTGAAGCGACATAAATACAGCGACACTCTTGAAGTCGACACAGAAGACCTCGAGAGGTGCGGCAGCAGCACGTCAGACATTAGCAGTCGTCAGGCAGAAACCACCGACAGTCCTGAAAC GCAACAAGAGACTGATGTCCTTGAAACAGAAGGAGAGGAGGCAAATACAAG TGCACCAAGGCCCAGGAAGTGTCGTCGAGGGTAA